From Desulfurobacterium indicum, the proteins below share one genomic window:
- the gltX gene encoding glutamate--tRNA ligase has translation MSVRVRFAPSPTGFMHVGNARTALFNYLFAKHNNGTFVLRIEDTDTERHSEEAVKVIYKALKWMRLDWDEGPEKGGEYGPYRQSERKEIYEKYINILKEKGLVYECFCTKEELDAMRQEQLAKGLPPRYTGKCRHLTKEEKEKLRAEGRKPVLRFKVPTDRTVTWKDLVKGSIAINSEQLGGDFVIVRSNGMPVYNFVVVIDDALMKITHVIRGEDHISNTPKQILLYEALGFEIPKFAHLPMILGEDRSKLSKRHGSTSVAEFKEKGYLPEAFTNFLALLGWYPKDGKEILSMNELIERFDIKDVNSSPAIFNFEKLNWMNKEYIKSYDSKELTKLIIPYLEEAGYKIEKFNFNWLTKVVEATRDYLTVLSEAPKYMETFLKDEFEIEEGALNFMNEERLEVVKHFAEKVSQLEELNAETFKKAVKETGKELKAKGKNLFMPIRIALTGKMKGVELDILVSLLGKKRVLKRLHHAISEIERRMS, from the coding sequence ATGTCAGTTAGAGTCAGATTTGCCCCAAGTCCAACCGGCTTTATGCACGTCGGAAATGCAAGAACTGCTTTATTTAACTATCTTTTCGCAAAACACAACAACGGAACTTTCGTTCTCAGAATAGAAGATACAGACACCGAAAGACACAGCGAAGAAGCCGTAAAGGTAATTTACAAAGCTTTAAAATGGATGAGGCTTGATTGGGACGAAGGTCCCGAAAAAGGCGGAGAATACGGCCCTTACAGACAATCTGAAAGAAAAGAAATCTATGAAAAATATATCAACATACTCAAAGAAAAAGGATTGGTTTACGAATGCTTCTGCACCAAAGAGGAACTTGACGCAATGCGCCAGGAACAACTGGCAAAAGGACTGCCACCACGATATACCGGTAAATGCCGTCATCTAACCAAAGAAGAAAAGGAAAAATTAAGAGCAGAAGGCAGAAAACCGGTTTTGAGATTCAAAGTTCCAACAGACAGAACCGTAACATGGAAAGACCTGGTTAAAGGCTCCATAGCTATAAATTCTGAACAACTGGGCGGAGATTTTGTAATTGTCCGCTCAAACGGTATGCCTGTTTACAATTTTGTTGTTGTAATAGACGATGCTCTGATGAAAATCACCCATGTAATAAGAGGCGAAGACCACATCTCAAATACCCCAAAACAAATTCTTCTCTATGAAGCTCTCGGTTTTGAAATACCAAAATTTGCTCATCTACCGATGATTTTAGGAGAAGATAGAAGCAAACTTTCCAAAAGGCACGGCTCAACATCAGTAGCAGAATTCAAAGAAAAAGGCTACTTACCGGAAGCATTTACAAACTTTCTGGCACTTTTAGGATGGTATCCTAAAGACGGTAAAGAAATACTTTCCATGAATGAACTAATAGAAAGATTTGACATCAAAGACGTAAACAGTTCACCTGCAATATTCAACTTCGAAAAGCTGAACTGGATGAACAAAGAATACATTAAAAGCTATGATTCTAAAGAACTAACAAAACTTATCATTCCATACCTTGAAGAAGCAGGCTACAAAATTGAAAAGTTCAATTTCAACTGGCTGACAAAAGTAGTTGAAGCGACGAGAGATTACCTGACTGTCCTTTCCGAAGCTCCCAAATATATGGAAACGTTCTTAAAAGACGAATTCGAAATAGAAGAAGGCGCTTTAAACTTTATGAATGAAGAAAGATTAGAAGTAGTAAAACACTTTGCCGAAAAAGTTTCTCAGTTAGAAGAATTAAACGCAGAGACCTTTAAAAAAGCCGTAAAAGAAACTGGTAAAGAGCTTAAAGCAAAAGGTAAAAACCTATTCATGCCGATAAGAATAGCACTAACTGGAAAAATGAAGGGCGTAGAACTTGACATCCTTGTATCCCTCCTGGGGAAAAAAAGAGTCCTTAAACGTCTTCATCATGCAATCTCAGAAATCGAAAGGAGGATGTCATGA